One genomic region from Electrophorus electricus isolate fEleEle1 chromosome 25, fEleEle1.pri, whole genome shotgun sequence encodes:
- the ackr3a gene encoding atypical chemokine receptor 3a — protein MSAGDFSAGELFNIYAMWEELNLTEHNLSQAELRLCPTHISHSTLLQIMCTLLVIIFVVGLTANALVMWVGLRSEGRRRHGVHLYILNLAVADLCVVTTLPVWVSSLAQGGHWPFGQAACKLTHLLFSVNLFASIFFVVCMSVDRYLFMVRLGRTSGRWETPGRCLVCAGVWIISVIASVPETYYLQSVKSLHGNVSLCRPVYPENDPMGWMAGIQLSFVVLGFAIPFPIITVSYTLLASTLVTSTSSSPHRQKDSSVSKKMLLTYIVVFLVCWAPYHAILLADAMAMLGVLLLSCAAENVLFVALHLTQTLSLLHCCVNPVVYGLAHRQCRHDLMKDFIFKYSTHTGRAHLMEGSQGTETDRTTMENQLEP, from the coding sequence atgagtgcAGGTGATTTCAGTGCAGGTGAACTCTTCAACATCTACGCAATGTGGGAGGAGCTAAACCTGACAGAACACAACCTGTCGCAGGCGGAGCTGCGACTGTGCCCTACGCATATCAGccactccaccctcctccaGATCATGTGCACCCTCTTAGTGATCATCTTTGTGGTGGGTCTGACTGCTAACGCCCTGGTGATGTGGGTGGGCCTGCGTTCAGAAGGACGCCGCCGTCATGGTGTGCACCTGTACATTTTGAACCTCGCCGTGGCTGATCTGTGCGTGGTGACCACACTGCCCGTGTGGGTCAGCTCACTGGCACAGGGGGGCCACTGGCCCTTCGGACAAGCGGCCTGCAAGCTAACCCACCTCCTCTTCAGCGTCAACCTGTTTGCTAGCATCTTCTTCGTGGTCTGCATGAGTGTGGATCGTTACCTGTTTATGGTGCGGCTCGGCCGGACCTCTGGCAGGTGGGAGACGCCAGGACGCTGTCTGGTCTGTGCGGGAGTTTGGATAATCTCTGTGATTGCCTCTGTGCCCGAAACCTACTACCTCCAATCGGTAAAGTCTTTGCATGGCAACGTGTCTTTGTGCCGCCCTGTCTACCCAGAAAACGATCCGATGGGATGGATGGCAGGAATCCAGCTGAGCTTTGTGGTGCTGGGCTTCGCTATACCTTTCCCTATCATCACCGTCTCTTACACGCTGCTGGCGAGCACCTTGGTCACCTCCACCTCGTCCTCGCCACACCGGCAGAAAGACTCCAGTGTTAGCAAAAAAATGCTCCTCACGTACATCGTGGTCTTTCTGGTGTGCTGGGCGCCATACCACGCCATCCTGCTGGCTGACGCCATGGCTATGCTCGGAGTGCTGCTGCTAAGCTGTGCGGCGGAGAACGTGCTCTTTGTTGCGCTGCATCTTACTCAAACCTTGTCTCTGCTCCACTGCTGTGTGAACCCCGTGGTCTACGGCTTGGCTCACCGCCAGTGCCGCCATGACCTCATGAAAGATTTCATCTTTAAATACTCCACCCACACAGGCCGGGCGCACCTCATGGAAGGATCTCAGGGTACCGAGACAGACCGTACAACCATGGAGAACCAGCTGGAACCGTGA